Proteins found in one Bremerella volcania genomic segment:
- the aspS gene encoding aspartate--tRNA ligase, whose product MYRTHTCGELRKSDVGQSVTLAGWVDSYRDHGGGLFVDLRDRYGKTQVVFSSDSGEETQKLSRSLRNEDVIQVIGKVDPRPDGTVNPKLSTGEIEIKVEKLVVLNKCKTPPFFPGQQDMPGEDLRLKHRYLDLRRQQMQQTMLLRSKIIKLMRDYFEEHQFIDVETPILGRSTPEGARDYLVPSRVHHGEFYALPQSPQLYKQILMMAGYDRYVQVARCFRDEDLRADRQPEFTQLDLEMAFCEMDDVIGIIDGLVTKVAKEVHGVDVPGPLPRMTYDEAMERFGHDAPDLRFDLEIVDATDLAAEAEFRVFKAVADAGNRVRGICAKGAADKYSRRLIDDMTSMVQDDFGAKGLAWFKVEADGTLNSPIAKNFTPELLAKFKERFAAEPGDLILIVADKFEVTCKALYGLRKKLGAELKLYDPKAMHFSWVVEFPMFDYDEEEGRWVAMHHPFTAPRPQDVELLDSDPGKCRALAYDLVINGSEAGGGTIRIHDNATQQKVFGLLGMTEEDAKERFGFLLDALQYGAPPHGGIALGIDRWVMLFGYLDNIRDCIAFPKTQRAADLMTDAPSTVDRKQLEELAIKVLRLDEVKK is encoded by the coding sequence TTGTATCGCACACACACTTGCGGCGAATTACGAAAATCCGACGTCGGCCAATCCGTTACCCTGGCTGGGTGGGTTGATTCGTACCGCGACCATGGCGGCGGGCTGTTTGTCGATCTTCGCGACCGATATGGCAAGACCCAAGTGGTTTTCAGCAGTGACAGCGGCGAGGAAACGCAGAAGCTGTCGCGTAGCCTTCGTAACGAAGACGTGATTCAGGTCATCGGTAAGGTCGATCCGCGCCCCGATGGGACCGTCAACCCGAAGCTCAGCACCGGCGAGATCGAAATCAAGGTCGAGAAGTTGGTCGTCTTGAATAAGTGCAAGACGCCGCCGTTCTTTCCTGGCCAGCAAGACATGCCAGGCGAAGACCTGCGTCTGAAGCATCGCTATCTGGACCTTCGCCGTCAGCAGATGCAACAGACGATGCTACTGCGAAGCAAGATCATCAAGCTGATGCGGGACTACTTCGAGGAGCACCAGTTCATCGACGTCGAGACTCCCATCCTCGGCCGCAGCACGCCGGAAGGGGCTCGCGATTACCTGGTTCCCAGCCGAGTGCATCATGGCGAATTCTATGCATTGCCGCAGTCGCCGCAACTTTACAAGCAAATCCTGATGATGGCCGGTTACGACCGCTACGTGCAGGTTGCCCGCTGCTTCCGCGACGAAGACCTCCGCGCTGACCGTCAGCCAGAGTTCACGCAGTTGGACCTCGAGATGGCCTTCTGCGAAATGGACGACGTCATTGGTATCATCGATGGGCTCGTCACCAAGGTTGCCAAGGAAGTCCACGGCGTCGACGTCCCAGGTCCTCTGCCCCGGATGACCTACGACGAAGCCATGGAACGCTTCGGCCACGACGCACCTGACCTGCGTTTCGACTTGGAAATTGTCGACGCCACCGATTTGGCTGCCGAGGCCGAGTTCCGTGTTTTCAAAGCGGTAGCCGACGCCGGCAACCGTGTCCGTGGAATCTGCGCGAAGGGTGCCGCCGACAAGTACTCGCGCCGCCTGATCGACGACATGACCTCGATGGTGCAAGACGACTTCGGTGCCAAGGGCCTGGCATGGTTCAAAGTCGAAGCGGACGGAACCCTCAACTCGCCAATCGCGAAGAATTTCACGCCAGAACTGCTGGCCAAGTTCAAAGAACGTTTTGCCGCCGAGCCTGGCGACTTGATCCTGATCGTCGCCGACAAATTCGAAGTGACCTGCAAGGCACTCTATGGCCTGCGTAAGAAGCTGGGTGCCGAACTGAAACTGTACGATCCCAAAGCGATGCACTTCAGCTGGGTGGTCGAATTCCCGATGTTCGATTACGACGAAGAAGAAGGTCGTTGGGTTGCCATGCACCATCCGTTCACCGCCCCGCGGCCGCAGGACGTCGAACTTCTCGACAGCGATCCAGGCAAGTGCCGGGCACTGGCCTACGACCTGGTGATCAACGGTAGCGAAGCTGGCGGTGGAACGATTCGTATCCACGACAACGCCACGCAGCAGAAGGTATTCGGCCTATTGGGCATGACCGAAGAAGACGCCAAAGAGCGATTTGGCTTCTTGCTCGATGCCCTGCAATACGGTGCTCCGCCGCACGGTGGCATTGCGTTGGGTATCGACCGCTGGGTGATGCTGTTTGGTTACCTGGACAACATCCGCGACTGCATCGCGTTCCCTAAAACGCAGCGTGCCGCCGACCTGATGACTGACGCACCAAGCACGGTCGATCGCAAACAGCTCGAAGAACTGGCGATCAAAGTGCTACGCCTGGACGAAGTGAAGAAGTAG
- a CDS encoding carboxypeptidase regulatory-like domain-containing protein yields MLRFIGLTSVAAICAIGCTASDDSGLPRRVPAKAVVTYEGKPVEGATVTFGGAEIRGAVGNTDERGEVRLWTYEPGDGVIPGTYTVAIRKLEVLALPDPEKVSPEEYSRMMNEMNRALGGSPKHLLPKKYSKAETSQLTAEVVDGGENIFTFELED; encoded by the coding sequence ATGCTACGATTTATCGGCTTAACATCGGTAGCTGCCATTTGTGCGATTGGCTGTACGGCATCCGACGATTCTGGTCTTCCCAGACGTGTCCCGGCTAAAGCGGTCGTCACGTATGAAGGGAAGCCGGTTGAAGGTGCGACGGTGACGTTTGGCGGTGCTGAGATTCGCGGTGCCGTGGGTAACACCGATGAAAGAGGCGAAGTTCGTTTATGGACCTACGAGCCCGGCGATGGCGTTATTCCAGGAACATACACCGTGGCGATTCGCAAGCTGGAGGTTTTGGCCCTACCCGACCCCGAGAAGGTCAGTCCCGAAGAGTATTCTCGGATGATGAATGAGATGAACCGAGCCTTGGGAGGATCCCCCAAGCACCTGTTGCCCAAGAAGTACAGCAAGGCCGAAACGAGCCAACTCACCGCCGAAGTCGTCGACGGCGGTGAGAATATCTTTACGTTTGAGCTGGAAGACTAA
- a CDS encoding DUF1559 domain-containing protein, producing the protein MVLTLRKRLRLAGFTLVELLVVIAIIGVLIALLLPAVQQARESARRMQCSNRMKQVGLALHNYHDTHGAFPALQMQAAPSRPSGFVALLPYIEQLAVWEKASGASTPFGSSDWNPAEQNTLIPELLCPSDPYWSSRSSVNGRKPRSYHFCMGDSVRNNHTTSSTKRGMFVTLENMSFKDLVDGTSNTLALSEVVVGPNNVTRTMKGNVAVTPGINTNPSSPADCWAARGINGEIDAAVPVTAESYVHRAPGSRWAEGRAFFTGFSTVLPPNSPRCTIAHSDGTWGIWTPSSFHPGGVICGRADGSTQFVPDTIDSGDPTATEATDGPSPYGVWGALGSINGGETSSL; encoded by the coding sequence ATGGTTCTTACCCTGCGAAAACGCCTGCGCCTTGCTGGATTCACGCTCGTGGAACTTCTGGTCGTCATTGCGATCATCGGAGTGTTGATCGCTCTTCTCTTACCAGCGGTTCAGCAAGCTCGCGAGTCGGCTCGGCGGATGCAATGTTCCAATCGCATGAAACAGGTCGGCCTGGCATTGCACAACTATCATGATACGCATGGTGCGTTTCCAGCGCTGCAGATGCAAGCGGCCCCCTCACGACCCAGCGGATTTGTTGCCCTGCTTCCATACATCGAGCAACTCGCCGTTTGGGAAAAAGCGTCGGGCGCGAGCACGCCGTTTGGCTCGTCCGATTGGAACCCTGCCGAGCAGAATACGTTGATTCCGGAATTGCTGTGTCCTTCTGATCCGTACTGGTCTTCTCGGTCAAGCGTGAACGGCCGTAAACCACGCAGTTATCACTTCTGCATGGGAGACAGCGTCCGCAACAATCACACCACCAGTTCGACCAAACGAGGCATGTTCGTTACGCTGGAGAACATGTCATTTAAGGATTTGGTCGACGGCACGAGCAATACCTTGGCCCTTAGCGAAGTCGTCGTCGGTCCGAATAACGTAACCCGTACCATGAAGGGAAACGTTGCCGTCACGCCTGGCATCAATACCAATCCCTCGAGCCCGGCCGATTGCTGGGCGGCTCGTGGCATCAATGGTGAAATCGACGCCGCCGTACCCGTCACGGCTGAGTCGTATGTGCACCGTGCCCCCGGTAGCCGCTGGGCCGAGGGCAGGGCCTTCTTCACCGGTTTCAGCACGGTGCTGCCTCCTAATTCGCCAAGGTGCACGATTGCTCATAGCGACGGGACTTGGGGCATTTGGACTCCCAGTAGTTTTCACCCTGGCGGAGTCATCTGCGGCCGGGCCGATGGTTCGACTCAATTCGTACCCGACACGATCGACTCGGGTGATCCTACCGCCACAGAAGCCACCGACGGCCCAAGTCCTTATGGTGTTTGGGGTGCGCTCGGTTCGATCAATGGTGGCGAAACTTCCTCCCTCTAG
- a CDS encoding dienelactone hydrolase family protein produces MRCLVASLAILALTASIANAEVKTKVIEYKVGDQAFDGFLAYDDTIEGPRPAVVVFHEWWGLNDYAKKRTKMLAELGYVAFAADMYGDGQFVDHPKDAGQMAGKVRANVEQWQKRAVAALDVLKKQPQCDPAKIAAIGYCFGGSTALQLGYTGADVDAIATFHAALPTPTKEQAEAIQAKVLVCHGADDGFVSQESIDAFQEKLKDAEVDLNFVAFPGAVHSFTVEDSGKHGNPGMQYNKEADEKSWTLLLKLLKSELGPVK; encoded by the coding sequence ATGCGATGTCTCGTTGCATCCCTCGCGATCCTTGCCCTAACCGCTTCCATTGCTAACGCTGAAGTCAAAACCAAGGTCATCGAATACAAGGTCGGTGATCAAGCGTTCGACGGCTTTCTGGCCTACGACGACACGATCGAAGGCCCACGACCCGCCGTGGTCGTCTTTCATGAATGGTGGGGACTAAATGACTACGCCAAGAAGCGAACGAAGATGCTGGCCGAACTCGGCTACGTGGCGTTCGCCGCGGATATGTACGGCGATGGCCAGTTCGTCGATCACCCCAAAGACGCTGGTCAGATGGCCGGCAAGGTCCGAGCCAATGTCGAGCAGTGGCAAAAGCGGGCCGTTGCTGCGCTCGATGTCCTAAAGAAGCAGCCGCAGTGCGATCCTGCCAAGATCGCCGCGATCGGCTACTGTTTTGGTGGTTCGACCGCATTACAGCTAGGCTACACCGGCGCCGATGTCGACGCGATAGCGACGTTCCATGCTGCCTTACCGACACCGACCAAGGAACAAGCCGAAGCAATCCAAGCCAAGGTCTTGGTATGCCACGGTGCTGACGATGGCTTCGTTTCCCAGGAATCGATTGACGCGTTCCAGGAAAAACTGAAGGACGCTGAAGTCGATCTCAACTTCGTGGCCTTCCCAGGTGCCGTCCACAGCTTCACGGTGGAAGACTCCGGCAAGCATGGCAACCCCGGCATGCAATACAACAAGGAAGCCGACGAGAAGTCTTGGACCCTGCTATTGAAACTGCTGAAGAGTGAATTGGGGCCGGTTAAATAG
- a CDS encoding cellulase family glycosylhydrolase: protein MKASLAVLFALTLAPPLSIADEPQSKIVLSEDGKDFRLAGTETAFYVWGVNYDHDGDGKLIEDYWHDDWAMIEEDFSEIKSLGANVVRVHLQLPKFMKTASEPNEENLQKLADLVKLAEAEQLYLNLTGLGCYHKQDVPVWYDEMKEADRWQVQANFWKAVAKKCKDSPAVFCYDLMNEPVLGGGTNADQWLVGEPLGGKYFVQRITTDAAGRDNKEIAAAWVKTLTDAIREVDPQTLITVGVIPWAHVWPNAKPLFYSEEVSGPLDFASVHFYPERDGVEKAIVALKVYDIGKPLVIEEFFPLKCSLEEAEQFLAKARPITDGVTSFYWGTTQEEYTEAGTMQGAISAKWLERFRQGAPEASK from the coding sequence ATGAAAGCCTCGCTGGCCGTTCTCTTTGCGTTGACCCTTGCTCCGCCCCTGTCTATTGCCGATGAGCCACAATCAAAGATCGTTCTCTCGGAAGATGGCAAGGACTTTCGCCTGGCAGGCACGGAAACGGCTTTCTATGTCTGGGGTGTCAACTACGACCACGATGGCGACGGCAAACTGATCGAAGACTATTGGCATGATGATTGGGCAATGATTGAAGAGGACTTTAGCGAGATCAAGTCGCTGGGGGCCAATGTCGTCAGGGTTCATTTGCAACTGCCCAAGTTCATGAAAACGGCCTCTGAGCCTAACGAGGAGAACCTCCAGAAACTCGCCGACCTGGTGAAGCTGGCCGAAGCGGAACAGCTTTACCTGAACCTGACCGGCCTGGGCTGTTACCATAAGCAGGATGTGCCTGTCTGGTATGACGAAATGAAGGAGGCCGACCGCTGGCAGGTTCAGGCCAACTTCTGGAAAGCTGTTGCCAAAAAATGTAAGGATAGTCCCGCCGTTTTTTGCTACGACCTGATGAACGAACCGGTTCTAGGGGGCGGAACCAACGCGGATCAGTGGCTGGTCGGTGAACCCCTCGGGGGCAAATACTTCGTGCAGCGGATCACCACCGATGCCGCCGGCCGTGACAATAAGGAGATCGCCGCGGCCTGGGTGAAAACACTCACCGATGCGATCCGCGAAGTCGATCCGCAAACGCTAATCACCGTCGGCGTCATTCCGTGGGCTCATGTGTGGCCCAATGCCAAGCCACTCTTTTACAGCGAAGAAGTCAGCGGGCCGCTCGACTTCGCCAGCGTGCACTTCTATCCCGAAAGGGATGGCGTCGAAAAAGCCATTGTCGCGCTCAAGGTCTACGATATCGGCAAGCCTCTGGTGATTGAGGAGTTCTTTCCCCTGAAGTGCTCTTTGGAAGAAGCCGAGCAGTTCCTCGCTAAGGCCAGGCCCATCACCGATGGCGTTACCAGTTTCTACTGGGGGACCACCCAAGAGGAATACACAGAAGCCGGCACCATGCAGGGAGCGATCTCGGCGAAGTGGCTTGAGCGTTTTCGCCAGGGTGCCCCTGAAGCATCGAAATAA
- the glgX gene encoding glycogen debranching protein GlgX gives MLMVHPHPELQFSHVLPYGAILHERGVRFVVFSRSATAMRLLLYKNVDDREPSEIIDFDRETDRWGDIWSIFIPGLSAGQLYHFQAEGPYNPDEGMLFDGRARLIDPYAKALAGTFQAADDGIIRPPKCVVVDESFNWEGDRHLKRDLSESIIYEMHVKGFTAHESSGVDHPGTYRGVIEKIPYLKSLGVTAVELMPIHEFPIMDMVTGKTPTRGNYWGYDSMAFFAPHRGYAASKTPGGQVREFKEMVKALHQAGIEVILDVVYNHTCEGNEKGPILSFKGLENQVYYMLANGGREYKNYSGCGNTVNGNHPIVREMIFNSLRHWVHNYHVDGFRFDLASILSRDRTGNLVANPPLVEAIAEDPMLADTKIIAEAWDAAGAYQVGSFANLRWAEWNGRYRDDIRSFWKGEPHKLGALATRLAGSSDLYQAGGRQPYHSINFITSHDGFPMNDLVSYNHKHNEANGEGNRDGDNHNLSYNYGVEGPTKRTSIEKIRRQQIKNMFCTLLMSQGVPMILMGDEVRRTQHGNNNAYCQDNEISWLDWSLVKKNDEMRRFVRALVAFRRDQPTVRQKHFLGGYPTGRRGLYDVNWYNNLGTAVDWDSGDSMLTCLFAAPQKDNDPENIGRDVLLLMNGSPSPQQFILPPVAKGTSWRMFVDTAATSPSDVYPDLNGPRPPAAGKFVMPERSVRIYVASR, from the coding sequence ATGCTTATGGTTCATCCGCATCCGGAGCTGCAATTTAGTCACGTGCTTCCTTATGGAGCGATCCTGCACGAACGCGGCGTACGGTTTGTTGTATTCAGCCGATCCGCCACGGCGATGCGACTTTTGCTCTATAAGAACGTCGATGATCGCGAACCGAGCGAAATCATCGACTTCGACCGCGAGACAGATCGATGGGGAGATATCTGGAGTATCTTCATTCCAGGTCTGTCGGCCGGTCAGCTATATCACTTCCAAGCCGAGGGGCCGTACAACCCCGACGAAGGCATGCTCTTCGACGGTCGTGCCCGGCTGATTGACCCCTACGCCAAAGCGCTGGCGGGTACCTTTCAGGCTGCCGACGACGGCATCATCCGTCCGCCCAAGTGCGTGGTGGTCGACGAAAGCTTCAATTGGGAAGGGGACCGCCATTTGAAGCGGGACCTGAGCGAATCGATCATCTACGAGATGCACGTCAAAGGGTTCACCGCGCACGAGTCGAGCGGCGTGGATCACCCAGGCACTTATCGCGGTGTGATCGAGAAGATCCCATATCTCAAGTCGTTGGGGGTGACTGCGGTTGAGCTGATGCCGATCCACGAATTCCCCATCATGGACATGGTGACCGGCAAGACGCCGACCCGCGGCAACTACTGGGGTTACGACTCCATGGCCTTCTTCGCGCCTCACCGCGGGTACGCGGCAAGCAAGACGCCCGGCGGCCAGGTTCGCGAATTCAAAGAGATGGTGAAAGCCCTGCACCAGGCGGGCATCGAGGTCATCCTCGACGTCGTTTACAACCATACGTGCGAAGGGAACGAGAAGGGCCCGATCCTCAGCTTCAAGGGGCTCGAAAATCAGGTCTACTACATGCTGGCCAACGGCGGTCGCGAGTACAAGAACTACTCAGGCTGCGGTAACACGGTCAACGGTAACCACCCGATCGTTCGTGAGATGATTTTTAACAGTCTGCGTCACTGGGTGCATAACTACCACGTTGACGGTTTCCGCTTCGACCTCGCGTCGATTCTCAGCCGCGACCGCACCGGTAACCTGGTGGCCAATCCGCCGCTGGTGGAAGCGATCGCCGAAGACCCAATGCTGGCCGATACCAAGATCATTGCCGAAGCATGGGACGCCGCAGGTGCGTACCAGGTCGGTTCTTTCGCCAACTTGCGTTGGGCGGAATGGAACGGCCGTTACCGCGACGACATCCGCAGCTTCTGGAAGGGTGAACCGCACAAGCTCGGGGCGCTCGCCACGCGTTTGGCAGGTTCCAGCGACCTTTACCAGGCTGGCGGCCGTCAGCCGTATCACAGCATTAACTTCATCACCTCGCACGATGGCTTCCCGATGAACGACCTTGTGTCGTACAACCACAAGCACAACGAGGCGAACGGGGAAGGGAACCGCGACGGCGACAACCACAACCTGAGTTACAACTACGGTGTGGAAGGTCCGACCAAGCGAACGAGCATCGAAAAGATTCGCCGGCAGCAGATCAAGAACATGTTCTGCACGTTGCTGATGTCGCAAGGCGTGCCGATGATTCTGATGGGAGACGAAGTCCGTCGTACGCAGCACGGCAACAACAATGCCTACTGCCAAGACAACGAAATCTCCTGGCTTGACTGGTCGCTGGTCAAGAAGAACGACGAGATGCGTCGCTTCGTCCGAGCATTAGTCGCCTTCCGTCGCGATCAACCCACCGTGCGTCAAAAGCACTTCCTGGGTGGTTATCCGACCGGACGTCGAGGCCTGTACGACGTGAACTGGTACAACAACTTGGGCACCGCCGTCGATTGGGACAGCGGCGACTCGATGTTGACGTGTCTTTTTGCGGCTCCACAAAAGGACAACGATCCTGAAAATATCGGTCGCGACGTTCTGCTTTTAATGAACGGTAGTCCTTCGCCTCAACAGTTCATACTGCCACCGGTTGCCAAGGGTACCAGTTGGCGAATGTTCGTCGACACGGCAGCGACTTCGCCGAGCGACGTTTACCCAGACCTCAACGGCCCGCGACCACCGGCGGCCGGCAAGTTCGTCATGCCGGAACGCAGCGTGCGTATTTATGTCGCTTCGCGATAA
- the purM gene encoding phosphoribosylformylglycinamidine cyclo-ligase: MAKATYKDAGVDLDVYAESMSRLPRLVKRTFSPRVMQLDGGFAGLFKLDFDNALFARKYEDPVLISCTDGVGTKIKLAIDSGKHDTVGIDLVAMCVNDAICCGAEPLFFLDYIAMGKDDPELLEQLVTGITNGCVDSDCALIGGETAIMPDLYKIGDYDMAGFCVGVADRKHLIDGKAIAEGDVVLGLSSSGVHSNGFSLVRKVVFDIAGLSLDDHIESLGATVGETLLTPTKIYVQPVRNVLSHYKIKNVVHGIAHITGGGLQENLERILPKNVDVEIKKGSWPELPVFPWIQQLGEIEDEEMARVFNMGIGLVVIVSSYYAASVQKMLTEGGCDVFELGKVTSGSGKVELR; encoded by the coding sequence ATGGCAAAAGCCACCTACAAAGATGCCGGCGTCGACCTAGACGTTTACGCAGAATCGATGTCCCGTCTTCCCCGGTTGGTAAAGCGGACCTTCTCCCCCCGGGTGATGCAGCTAGACGGTGGTTTCGCAGGGCTCTTCAAACTCGACTTCGACAACGCTCTGTTCGCTCGAAAGTACGAAGACCCAGTCCTTATCTCGTGTACCGATGGCGTCGGCACGAAGATCAAGCTGGCCATCGACAGCGGCAAGCACGACACCGTTGGAATCGACCTGGTCGCCATGTGCGTGAACGATGCCATCTGCTGCGGGGCCGAACCCCTGTTTTTCCTCGACTACATTGCCATGGGGAAAGATGATCCGGAACTGCTGGAACAACTGGTCACCGGCATTACCAACGGCTGTGTCGATAGCGACTGCGCCTTGATCGGCGGCGAAACGGCGATCATGCCCGACTTGTACAAAATTGGCGATTACGACATGGCCGGCTTCTGCGTGGGCGTGGCCGACCGCAAGCATCTGATCGACGGCAAAGCGATTGCCGAGGGGGATGTGGTCCTGGGATTGTCCTCCAGCGGCGTGCACTCCAACGGCTTCAGCCTGGTTCGCAAGGTCGTCTTCGATATCGCCGGGCTGAGCCTGGACGATCACATCGAATCGCTCGGGGCGACGGTTGGCGAAACGCTTCTAACTCCGACCAAGATTTACGTTCAACCGGTTCGTAACGTTCTTTCCCATTACAAGATCAAGAACGTCGTTCACGGCATCGCCCATATCACCGGCGGTGGCTTGCAGGAAAACCTGGAACGCATCCTGCCTAAGAATGTCGACGTCGAAATCAAGAAGGGAAGTTGGCCGGAACTACCGGTCTTCCCGTGGATCCAGCAGTTGGGCGAGATCGAAGACGAAGAGATGGCTCGCGTCTTCAACATGGGCATCGGGCTGGTCGTGATTGTCAGCAGCTACTACGCCGCCAGTGTGCAGAAGATGCTGACCGAAGGTGGCTGCGACGTCTTCGAGTTGGGCAAGGTCACCTCAGGCAGTGGCAAGGTCGAGTTGCGTTAG
- a CDS encoding amidohydrolase family protein, giving the protein MIRRYRVGWLFTMCGAPIQDATVMVEDDRIVGIEETGIWHDAVDLSQWAVMPALVNAHTHLEFSNLKHPLGTQGMTFPQWITEVIRYRQGFGEDLAVEKAQAIRHGLKQCAEHGVGVVGEIATLPLMEVAYDRPDVQVVSMLEILGLDPERKEERFGQAREHAVYLWSHENVTAGLSPHAPYSAGMGIVDECVKLSRQYQLPLAMHLAESLEELELLEKGTGPFRMMLEHMGLFREEDFPGGKKPAEYIEHLAPAYRAMVVHGNYLSEPEIALLKKYQETMSVCYCPRTHAYFHHDRHPMEALLADGIRVVLGTDSRASSPDLDLWAELQHVAQTFPNIPAEQLLPMVTRDAAFALGLEGSFGTIDAGQKAMATAFHVGSDCPDVLSAMLAERPRLWNLGVGLTQLDLATA; this is encoded by the coding sequence ATGATTCGTCGCTATCGCGTCGGTTGGCTTTTCACAATGTGTGGCGCCCCAATCCAGGATGCCACGGTGATGGTCGAGGACGACCGCATCGTCGGCATCGAAGAAACAGGCATCTGGCACGACGCCGTCGACCTGAGCCAGTGGGCCGTCATGCCGGCGCTGGTCAACGCGCACACGCATCTCGAATTCAGCAACTTAAAACATCCCCTGGGAACGCAGGGCATGACCTTTCCGCAGTGGATCACGGAGGTGATTCGCTACCGGCAAGGCTTCGGCGAGGACCTGGCAGTCGAAAAGGCACAAGCCATTCGTCACGGGCTCAAGCAGTGCGCCGAACACGGTGTCGGAGTTGTTGGCGAGATCGCAACGCTTCCGCTGATGGAAGTCGCCTACGATCGGCCCGACGTGCAGGTCGTTTCCATGCTGGAAATACTTGGGCTGGATCCTGAGCGAAAAGAAGAGCGGTTTGGCCAGGCTCGCGAGCATGCGGTCTATCTCTGGTCGCACGAGAACGTCACGGCTGGGCTAAGCCCCCATGCGCCTTATTCCGCCGGGATGGGAATTGTCGACGAGTGCGTCAAGCTTTCGCGGCAATATCAGTTGCCCCTGGCGATGCACCTGGCCGAGTCTCTCGAGGAACTTGAGTTGCTTGAAAAGGGAACCGGCCCGTTTCGGATGATGCTCGAGCATATGGGATTGTTCCGAGAAGAAGATTTTCCCGGCGGAAAGAAGCCGGCGGAGTATATCGAGCATCTTGCCCCGGCCTACCGGGCCATGGTGGTGCATGGCAACTATCTTTCCGAGCCCGAGATCGCACTACTCAAAAAGTACCAAGAGACGATGAGCGTCTGCTATTGCCCGCGTACCCACGCGTACTTTCATCACGATCGCCATCCGATGGAAGCACTACTGGCCGATGGCATTCGCGTAGTACTCGGGACCGACTCAAGGGCTTCGTCGCCGGACCTCGATTTGTGGGCAGAGTTGCAGCACGTTGCCCAGACGTTTCCCAACATTCCGGCCGAGCAGCTATTGCCCATGGTAACCCGCGATGCGGCGTTTGCTTTGGGGTTGGAAGGCTCTTTCGGGACGATCGATGCCGGACAGAAAGCGATGGCCACGGCATTTCATGTCGGAAGCGATTGCCCCGATGTTCTCAGCGCGATGTTAGCCGAGCGTCCGCGGCTTTGGAACCTGGGAGTTGGTCTAACGCAACTCGACCTTGCCACTGCCTGA
- a CDS encoding RluA family pseudouridine synthase: MNPSTITPPFRILYEKGPCICVQKQAGLLTQAPPGIDNLETQLRDFIKQRERKTGNIYLAIIHRLDRPVSGAIVFCRNVRAAQRLAAQFRERTVHKTYWAIVEGRVESQAGEWNDHVRKIPDVAQGEIVEPSVEGAKSARLAYRVLAQTDSHSLLEVELGTGRYHQIRLQCSARGFPVLGDELYGASQAFGPKVEDVRHQHIALHARRLQFRHPMVDEQVDITAPLPVAWRESGIWQQLKEQLVGEVTS, encoded by the coding sequence ATGAATCCGTCGACGATCACTCCGCCGTTTCGCATCCTTTACGAGAAGGGGCCGTGTATCTGCGTGCAGAAGCAGGCAGGGCTGCTGACGCAAGCGCCTCCGGGGATCGACAACCTGGAAACGCAGCTGCGCGACTTCATCAAGCAGCGCGAACGGAAGACGGGCAACATCTACCTGGCGATCATTCACCGGCTCGATCGACCGGTGTCGGGAGCGATCGTCTTCTGCCGCAACGTTCGGGCTGCACAGCGTCTGGCCGCGCAGTTTCGCGAGCGTACCGTTCATAAAACCTATTGGGCCATCGTCGAAGGTCGCGTCGAAAGCCAGGCAGGGGAGTGGAACGATCACGTGCGGAAGATTCCCGACGTCGCCCAAGGAGAGATTGTCGAACCATCGGTCGAAGGGGCTAAGTCTGCTCGGCTTGCCTACCGTGTGCTGGCCCAGACCGATTCGCATAGCCTATTGGAAGTCGAACTGGGAACGGGGCGTTATCATCAAATCCGTTTGCAATGTTCGGCGCGGGGATTTCCTGTTTTAGGGGACGAACTCTATGGGGCCTCGCAGGCATTCGGACCGAAGGTGGAAGACGTGCGACATCAGCATATCGCGCTGCATGCTCGGCGGCTCCAGTTTCGGCATCCGATGGTGGACGAGCAGGTCGATATCACCGCGCCGCTTCCCGTGGCTTGGCGGGAATCGGGTATCTGGCAGCAATTGAAGGAACAATTGGTAGGGGAGGTGACTTCATGA